In the Silvanigrella aquatica genome, ATGTATTCATACAAATTCATATAAAAACCCTTTATTTTTAAGATAAAATGCCGTATGATAACATACATGGATATAACCCTGGAGGTGCCGCCATGGACGGTATAAATATTAATAAAAAAACTGAAGTTTCAGAGGAGATGGTATTAGGAAAAGCCTTTTGGAAGATAGCTCATCTTTATGGCTTTAACAGAGAACAACAAGCTGGTTTACTTGGGTTACCTAACTACAGGCAACGACTTATTAAGCTTGAAAAAGAGCAGCTTATTCCAAAGGATGTTGATAAAAAAAATAGAGTAGGGCTATTGCTTGGAATTCATAAAAATCTAAGAATATTATTCCCTTATAATCGAGAAATTGTTTATAGCTGGATGAGTCATCCGGAAGAAGTTCTTGGCGGCTTAGTTCCCATTGATTTCATTCTTGAAGACCCCGCACTTTCGTATGAGCGTTTGGCATTTGTAAGAAGAAGGCTTGATTATATTAGGTGTGCTGGATGAGTGAAATATTAGATGGAATATTTGATTTAAAAATGGAATTTGAAGGCACTGCCTATCGCAATATTTACACAATTTATCAATCTCAAGACTTGTTTGATGACTTATGCACAGATTCAGATCAGATTGCTGTATTGCAAAAATATGAAAACATAACGAGCGGAGTTTTACACGAATCACACCAAAAACACAGGTTGTTTGATTATAGCAAGCTCCACACATCATCCCTAACAGGAGCATTTGATCCCCCTTATACCTTTGGCCGCTTCGGAGACGGTAACGGCTATGGTGTATGGTATTCAGCTATGGAGGAGAAAACTTCAATTTATGAGGCATTTTACCACCAATGGCAACTCGCTAAAGAGCAATTTAAAAATAACCCAAAAACAAACCTCATAACAATTGATCGAAAGATGTTCTCATGCGAACTGAAAAGTAATTATGTTCTTGACTTTCGAAGTCAATTCGCACTTTACGATAACCTCACATCAAATAAATACGATTTTTGTAATGAGCTAGGAAAAAGAGCAAGAGAGATGGGGGTTCAAATGATGATTGTTCCTTCTGCAAGAAATATAGGGGGACTGTGCTCCCCTGTTTTTTTACCTGAGGTGATTAAAAATGAAAGAGCAGTTTATTTTTTAAAATTTTACTTTCACAAGAGCGGCAAAGCTGAGATTGAGCGCATATCAAACAAAAAAGAATCATTTCACTTCCCGCCAAATTGGGGAACCGACGAACCGATCCAAACGCAAAAAGAAGAGCAAAATAATTTCAATTAAAAGATTTTTCAATATAGATTCAGATCTTCATTTTTTCGATATACTACAGTAGGATTTTAATCCAATTAATCACGCCTCTTAGTTTTTTATGATAATTTTAATATATTTGTTGAAAATTGAAAATATATTACATATAGACACTTTTGGATTGTTTTTTTATATAAAATATGTAGGTGTGTTGATGAAAAATATGTTTTTGAAATTTATCTTCATGTCAATTTTATTTACTCTTTCCACCTATACTGACAATGAGATTCAAGATTATGTATTTTATGTTATTCATGATAGTGAACAAAGCAAAAACATAGATGGAATACTTGTCAATGTTGTCGCCAATATTCAATGTAACACTTATGAAAAAACTCTTTCAATAAAAAATTTTAATATTCAGGAAGAAGGGGATAATAATTATCTGGATATTCCTGTAAAAAAAGGAGAAAATTGCCAATTAAATATAACACAATTTGAATTTAAACAACCGAACGAAGTCTCAAGTATTAAATACAGTGCAAAAGCAGGAGAAAAATTTAGCATACCCTTAAACTATGATCATCCTATTAAAATAAATACACAGATAGAATATTCTTTTGAATCAACACCAGTTGATGGCGAAGTTTATAAAATGGATTTAAAAGCTGTGACAGTTGATAACCCTGTTAAATTGTTTCCTGAGCTTTTCATTACTTATCCATAACATTTATAATTGCTAGCTTAATTTATGCAGTTAATTTAAAAAAGTAACCGATTTTATTCTCTTTTCATCACTCTGATTTAAAATACTATTTACAAAATCTATAAATATATTGTCAATTTTAAAAATTCACTCTACCAAAAACTTTTGAGCAGTATCAAACACTAAATTAACAGACAAACTATTATATGCAATACTCTCATTCTGATTTGCATTTTTCTTTTTAGAAATAAAAAACTTTTTAGGATGAAAATTGACGTCATTATTTTTTAAACAATATGATTTTTCTCCTAATGCGCCCCAACGTTCAGGAGAAGCAATTCCCATTAATGTGAGTGTTGGGGTGTGAGTTCCTGCGGCGATAAACTGCATAGAACTGGTATTTGTGATTAATAAAGATGACAGCTTAACTTCATCTACTAAGCTTAAAATATTTTGAGGTTGCAAAATGGGAAAATCATTTTTAGCGACTTCTTTTAACCATTCTGTTTCAAAGGGTGAGCCAATAATTTTAACTTCAGTCATTTCATTTTTTAATTTAAAAGCGAGTTCCCTAAAGTTTTTGCTTGCCCAAGCTTTTTCTCGAATACTTGCCGTAGGATTAATTAATATCACTTTTTTATTTTGATTCTTGTAAAAACTCTGTTTGTAATCATGGGGAAACCATTTTAGAGGGGGTAATCCCTTTTTTTTCCAATATTCTTTCCGCTCCCTAATATAATTATAATTCAAAGGAGCAATAATATCTAAATATCTATCTCTTTCATGAATTTCTTTAGATTTATCCCGCGTTGAAAAATGGGTAAATAAAATTTTTGCGGTATTTTTTTTATGCGCTCCCACTCGCATGGGAATTTTTGAAAAAAAAGATTTTAAGGCAAATCTTAAACTCTCACTTCTAAAATCAATTGTAATGTGAAAGTCTTTTAAAAACAGATTAAAAGAAGGTGCTGAAAAGGGGATTTCATTCCATGTATTGTAATCAATATTTGCTTTCCATAACTTTAATTTGCTAAAATTTTTATCTTTAATTTCTAAAATTGAATTAATTTGCGGCCACTGAAGAGGGTTTAATATTTCTTTCCAAAGCCCCGATCCAATGACTGTAACACTTGAATTGGAAAAGAGTTGGCAAAGTTCAAAGAGAGCGGCCGTCGCAACCAAAAGATCACCCAAGGCACCTGTATGATAAATGGCTATCCGATGTTTTTTGCTAAAAAATAAATCGTCTAGAGCCTGCAATGATGTTCCTTTCTCAATTCGTTTATTTTTAATAATTATCATAAATACATGTAATTAAAGAGCTTTTTAACTCTAGTACATTTCCCTTTTCATGACAATCGCAAGGACAAAATTGTTATCAAAATTACAAATAGGAATTAAAATGATTTTTATTAATTTGTTATATTACTAGATTTGCCCGCACTCTTTGCAAGAAACTATCAGCTGGTGTATGAGGTGATCGTGTTTGTATTCACCCGACAAGGAGGCTTAAAATGGCACTCATTTCTCTTAGACAACTTCTCGATCATGCTGCTGAAAATAATTATGGCGTTGCCGCTTTTAATGTAAATAACCTAGAACAAGTTCAGGCTATCATGGAAGCCGCAAAAGAAACAAATAGCCCTGTTATTCTCCAAGCGAGTCGCGGAGCACGTTCTTACACAAATGACATATTTTTAAGACACCTTATCCTTGGTGCTGTTGAACTTTATCCAGAAATTCCTGTGGTAATGCATCAGGATCACGGCAATAGTATGCAAACTTGCTTATCAGCTATTCGTAATGGCTTCACCAGCGTAATGATGGATGGAAGTCTCAAAGAAGATGCGAAAACACCTTCAGATTTTGAATACAATGTAAAAATCACCGCCGATGTCGTGCGCATTGCACACGCCATGGGAATTTCCGTTGAAGGCGAACTCGGCTGTCTAGGCTCCCTTGAAACAGGAAAAGGTGAAAAAGAAGATGGTCATGGTTTTGAAGGCACACTTTCCCACTCGCAACTTTTAACAGACCCACAAGAAGCTGCACAATTTGTAGAACTCACAAAAGTAGATGCCCTCGCTATTGCTATTGGCACAAGCCATGGTGCTTATAAATTCACCAAAAAACCCGACGGCAAAACTCTAGCCATGGACCGCATCCGTGAAATCCACAGACGCCTTCCCAATACGCACTTGGTTATGCACGGATCGAGTTCTGTTCCACAGGATCTGCAAGCGGAATTCCGTAAATACGGCGGCGAAATGAAAGAAACTTGGGGCGTTCCTGTAGAAGAAATTCAAGAAGGTATTAAAAACGGTGTACGTAAAATTAACGTCGATACCGACAACCGCTTAGCCATGACAACAGCCATTCGCAAATTACTCGCATCAAATCCTTCTGAATTTGATTTGAGAAAATTTATGACACCAGCACGCGATGCCATGAAAAAACTATGCGCACAACGCATGGTTGAATTTGGTCAAGCGGGACAAGCTTCAAAAATCAAACCTATGCCTTTAGACTCCATGGCAAAACGCTATGTTTAGTCATGACGACAAAGAGCTCGAACCTTTTCTTTTAAGTGATGAAAAAACCGTATTTCAATGCAGTATTTTTGCAGTTAAAGAAAAAAAAGCAGAAACTCAAGACAAGCAACACAGTTTAAATATTTACACTTTGGACTGTGCTAATTGGGTGAACGTTGTTCCTGTCACGGCTTCAGGACAAATTGTTCTCATTGAGCAGCATCGTTTTGGCACAAATAATTTTACCTTAGAAGTGCCCGGAGGTGCTGTTAATTTTGGTGAAAACGATGCCACCATGGCAGCTCTGCGCGAATTAGAAGAAGAAACGGGTCTGACCAGTCAGCGACTGCTGGGACTCTCGGGCTATTCCCCAAATGCGGCCATTCAGAGCAATAAAGTAACATATTTTATTGCCTTTGATGTCCAACCTCTGCAAACTAAAGCTGAACATGACGACCCATTTGAAAATATTAAATTACATTTTATGAATATCAAAGAAGCGGTAGAATTAGCCAGAACAGGGCGCATTTCAAATGTTATTTCTGCTTTTGCTCTTTTACTGGCAGAACCTTATTTAAATGCAAAATTTAAGCAACCTCAGTAATTTCGGTACGACGTATCACCGTCACGCGAATTTGTCCGGGGTACTCGACTTCTTCTTCGAGTTTTTTTGCAATCCCTTCTGCTAAACCTGTAATATCTTTTTGCTTTACTCTACTATTATCAACAAAAACATGAACTTCTCTACCAGCATGCATAATCGCGGAACCTGTCACACCCTGTTCTTGAAAACTGTTGATAACACCTGAAATACCGTCAATGCGTCTGTGATAACCTTCTTCCATATCCACGCGGGCACCAGGACGTGCTCCTGACATGGCATCGGCTGCTTTTAAAATATAAGCGTAAGGCGTTTCCACAATTTTATCGTCGTGGTGAGCTAAAACGGTATCAACAATATCTTCTTTTTCACCAAATCGCGTTGCATAATCACCGCTAATAACAGCGTGACTGCCTTCTATTTTATAATCTAAAACTTTGCCAATATCGTGTAAAATTCCTGCTCGTTTTGCGGTCACAGCATTCACTCCAATTTCATCGGCAATCATACCTGCCAAACGAGCGACTTCTATAGAATGAAAATATTGATTTTGCCTGTGACTTGTCCTGTAGTTTAAAGAGCCAATAAGCTTTAAAATTTCCGGATGTACATTGGGAAAAATGCCGAGATTTTTAATAGCATCTTCTCCTAATTTCAAAATATATCTATCTAAAAAGCGACGGTGTTTATCAAAAATACCTTTGATTTTATCTTCATGATAAATATCTTTTGCAATCATTTCTTCTAAAGTCAGACGGATCATTTCTTTATCAACACCTAAACCACTGGATATTTTTAACATGGAAGGCATTTCGTCATTAATGGTTAAAACACTAATAGAAGATTCCGTACCTGCAATAAGGGAAGAAATAATGGGTGATTCTTCATGAAAGTATTTTTCTAATGTGTCTTTAGAGTTTACAGGAACGATAAAAGAAGATTTTGGCCAAATAAAACTAGGTTGATATCTTAAATAAATAGAATTTAATGAATTTCTTGCTAATTTTTGCGATTCAGATTTTAGCATTTCAGAATTATCCATGAGCCACTTCGTAATGCCTAATTTTTCAGCAGCAATAAGTTCTTCTGACATATCACGAAATAATTCCGATTTATTCTTACCTATTTTATGTTCCAAATTATTTTGATAATTTTTATGAATTTCTTGGCATTGATTCTCAAGTTCTTTTGATTTTTGAATAGAACTTTCAACAATAATTTTCTTTTTATTAAATTCTTCCTCTCTCTTTTCAAGTTCATTCGCGAATTTATCTACTTCGGATTGTCTCTCATTTAATTCCTGTTCATAAATTTCATTATGACTCATAATCATTTCACGTTCATTATCCAGTTGAACGGCTTCCGATTGATATTGTTCTTTTGTCGCAATTAATGCTTCTTCTAATATCATTTTTCTTTGGGCTTCGGCACTTTTTAAAATGGCTTCAACGTTTTCTTTTACAGGAATTTCACCTAAACTCCCTAAAGAGCGACGAGCAAAGGCCTTTGCAAGAATGACCCCACCAGACATTCCCAGGGCGGCTCCCAATATGGAATAAACTAACCAATGCATTTTAAAACCTTCATATTTTAATTACTTTTTAGTTATGAAATAAGCAGTTCAATAAAACTGCTCTTCCTGAGTTTTTCTCAATAGAACAACTCCTCATAAAAGGGTATCACGGATATTTTCAGAGAGAAACAACAAAGAATTAGGAGATATTTTATGCCTGAGCAACTTCCAAATCGAGATTTTTTAGAGCAAATGATTCGAAAAGCAGGAGCTCTGACTTTGCAGTATTTTCAAAAAAGCTTTCAATTTAAAGAAAAAGGAGACAATCAAGGTATTGTTACCGATGCCGATTTTGCTTCAGAAAACCTTATAAAACAGGAAATTCATAGTTTATTTCCCGATCACGATATTTTAGCTGAAGAGTCAGGGCATAGTAAATACGCGTCTTCTGCTTCGCAGAGTAAGATTCCCTTATGGATTATCGATCCTCTCGATGGCACTACGAATTTTTCAAAAGGCAATCCCTACTACTGTATCTCCGTCGCCTTTGGCGCGTGTCTCAAAGGTCGATTTCACGCTCAATTAGGCGCTATTTATCAACCCACGACAAATCGCCTTTATATTGCGGAAAAGGGAAAAGGATCTTTTTTAAATGGGAATAAAATGTCTATTTCTAAATTAACATCATTGCATTTAGCAAGTATAGCAACGGGATTTAGTTCCAATAAAGGTAAAAACTTAATTCCTGTTTCAAAAACCATTGCAGAAATTCAAAATAGAACCTTAGGACTTCGTATCAATGGTGCAGCAGCATTGGATTTAGCCCATTTGGCAGAAGGTATTTTTGACGGATTTTACGAACACCCTCTGGCTCCCTGGGATATGGCCGCAGGATCTCTTCTCATCGAGGAGGCGGGAGGAAAAGTAACAAATTTCTATGGCGAAGAATTTTGTCCCTTAAATGATAGAGGTATAATCTCATCTAATGAGTATTTATTTAATGAATTATTCAATATAATAAAAGACAATTATGAATTATAATTTTGTAACTTAATCAAATTTTTTTATGAACTTTCTTTTTAGGCAATACAGGAGAAGATTTCTCATCAGCATTATCATTATTATCTGGAGTTATACTTAATTCTAAATGATTATCTAAACTGTTAGAGTGATCATCTAAAGCATTTCTTGAATACACTCCTCCTGGTTCTGTACCATCTATGACATATACAGACACGGCATCTCTTGAAGTACTGTATTCTCCTGTTTCCTTATCAATTCTAATTTCATGAATTCCAGGAGGCTTTGGCCAGCTTTGTTGAGCATAAATCCGCACTGCGGTTTGCATAATATTTTTCCAAATAGGCACAGCCATGACCGATCCGGTTCCACCACCACCTAGAGTTTTGGAATTGTCATCATAACCAACCCAAACACCGCCTACCAATTGAGAAGCAATACCTAAGAACCAAGCATCTGAACTTTGATTTGTGGTTCCTGTTTTTCCGGCAACATAGGGCGATACCCCTAAGGCTCCTTGCCCTGTACCCATATTTACAACATGTCTCATCATATTTAAAGTAACATATGCAGATTGGGGAGAAATCAATTGCAACGAAGAAGGCTCTTCTGTCTTATCTATTGTTTTTCCAGGTAAATAAGGAGCATCTTGTACATTTTCTGGCACAACTTCCAAAGGATATATTTTTCCATCTTTCGAGGAATAAATAATTTTACCATTTCTATCAACTATTTCTTGAATATAATAGGCTAGCGTCATTTGACCTTGATTTGGAAAAACAGAATAAGCTTGCACCATTTTAAGAAGTGAAGCAGAGCCTGATCCTAATGCAATACTTAAATCAGAATAAGGCCAGTTAAATCCAAAACGACTGAGTTGTTTCGTTATTTTTAAAGAACCTATAGTTTGATACAAAAAGATACTAGGAATATTTAAACTCTGTGCAAGACATTGTAAAAGAGTTGTACGACCTGTTTCTTTACCACCATAGTTTTCTGGTTTCCATCCATCAAAATCAATTTTAGGACTATCAATTTTTGAAGCTGGACTAAAACCGGAATCAATAGCGTAGGAATAATATAAAGGTTTTACACTGCTTCCAACTTGTCTTTCTGCTTGTGTTGCCCGATTAAATTGGCTTTGTAAAAAGTGTTCACCACCTACCATAGCTAATATTTCACCATTTCGTGTGTCCATTACCAATGCGGCTGCTTCAATTCCAACAGAGTCTGCTAGTGTGTATCTTAATATATTATCCTTCACGGGTGCTTCAAAATGTTTTGCATAATTAATTAAATTAGGTAAGAAGTTTTTATCGTTTATAATTCTGGAATGTATTTTCTTATTCACTTTTAAAACATGAATTTCATCGCCAACTTTTAAAATATTATTGACATCAGGTTCCACATCTTCAATATCTCTCTCCGATTTTATGGCCCAACTTATTTCTTCTACAGGAATTACTCCCAAACCTCTTTGCGTAACAATACCTACGGCACGCAAAGTATCATCAATGGAGACAACAACTGCACGTTCATATTCTGTTTCTTTAATAGGTAAGTTTACAAGAGTTTTAATATAGTCACGAAATCCATTGCCATGGCGTTTAATAGAGCCCTTATAACTTCTTCGCGATTGATATAAATCAGCAAATGCCTGAACAGAAGTGAGCGCAGCATTTTGAATACGGGAATTTAATGTTGTATAAATAGTTAAACCACTTGTTCCTAAATTATCTATATCAAGTTGATTCTGAAGTTGTTTCTTTATCTCAGCAATAAAGTAAGGAGCTATTTTATTATTTGGCGATTCTGCTTTATAAGCCACAACTTTTTCAGTCATTGCCCTATCATATTGATTTTTAGTAATGAATCCTAATTTATGCATACGTTCTAATACATAGGCTTGTCTTGATTTTGCAGCTGTAAAATTATCAGTGGGATCATATGTCGAAGGAGCAGGAGTAAGCCCAGCAATCATAGCAGATTCACCTAATGTTAAATTCATATTTGCTTTATGAAAATAATTTTGAGCTGCCGCTTCAACACCATAAGCTCCATTTCCTAAATAAATGGTATTTAAATACAATTCTAATATTTTATCTTTAGGAAAGGACTCTTCTATTTCTCTTGCCACAATAATATCTTTTATTTTACGAACAATAGTTCTTTCTTTTGATAAGAGGACATTCTTAGCAAGTTGTTGAGTTATGGTACTTCCACCCTGTTTTTGATTTGAAAATGTTATAAAATGGAAAGAAGCTCTTAAAAATCCTTTCCAATCAAAACCATGATGATTATAAAAATCAGAATCTTCCGCGGCAATAAAAGCATTTTTAATAAAGGGAGAAATTTCATTAATAAGAACGGGATAGCGTCTTTCTTCAAAAATTTCAGCAATTTTAACACCGTCTTGACTGTAAATTAAGGTTGGTAAAGCCGGCTCATAATTGGTCAGTTTTTCTAAATTAGGCAAAGATTTTTTAATTCTATAAAATCCATAAATTAAAAAAACAACCACCAATAGGCCTATAAACGCAAAGATAAGTTTTTTTCTATTTTGGAAAATAAAATCAACCACCTTACCTTCTCCCTCAAATCTCTCTAGCTCTCTTAATGTAGACCCCTCTATTTCGGCAGCCCTATATAAGAAATGAGGAGGGATTTTAAAGACAAAGTTAACATTATGTAATTAAAGACTTAATTAATCATTTCAATCACAAATGCTTCATGTTAAGGATGAATAGCAAACACCTTGATGATGAACTAAGCATCTTATCAAGGGTAAAAAGAACGGAATAGAGCTAAAAGAATGAGGTATTTATTACAATGACAAATCATGACGAGCACAAAAAAAATACTAAAAATCATGAACATATGCACAATTCACAAGAACATGGCGAACACGGCGACCATCATCACCACGAGCACGGTGAACACTGCAATCATCACCACGAGCACGGTGAACACGGCAATCATCACCACGAGCACGGTGAACACGGCAATCATCACCACGAGCACGGTGAACACGGCAACCATCACCACGAGCACGGTGAACACTGCAATCATCACCACCATGAACATATAAATTATCAAAGACATCAATATACCGAGCAAGAATTAAGCAATTTTAATTCCCAAGGTTTAGAAAATTTATTTCAATCCATAAACACTCTACTTGAAGAAGAAAACTATGGAAAAGCAGTTCCTGTTCTTGAACTTGTTTTAAGTAAAATAGAAAATAGTTCTGACAAAAACATTGAAAATGATAATTATGTTTTTGACATCAAAAATCATTTAGCACTTTCCTATGGAATTATTGGAGAACATGACAAGTCTTTACCTTTATGGAAAGAAATTATTTCTCAAATTGAAGCTCAAGACGACACAGAAGAAACATTAGAAGCTTATTACAATGCAGCTTTATCAGCCGAACAGGCTAAAAATAATACATTATTTATTGATTATTTAAATAAAGGATTAACCATAGCTGTTGCAAATGATTTAAAACATTGGGAAGCAACTTTTGAACATGAAATTGGTGTTTCCTTATTTGATGCAAATGACCTACAGGCTGCCGAGAAGAAATTTATAAAAGCAATCGAAATTCTAGAAAAAATTAATGAAGAAGAAGGCTTGGTTTCTTCATATTATCAATTAGCATTCACCTTAGAAAAACAACAAAATATTAAAAAAGCAAGAGAATTTTACGAAAAGGCTTTAAAACTTTCTAAGGAAGAAAGCATTCGTGAGTTTGTAGAATATGAGCGTTCTTTAATTGAAGAAAGACTTGCACATATAAATAATGATCAACTTCAAAGCAAACTTTTAAATTTTTAATATTATTCATTATGATGAGCCTCGTTCGCTTGCTCGCAAGGCTCAATTTCAAATTGAATTGTAGAATGAGTAATTTGAAAATCATCATCCAACATTTTTCTTAATTTCTTTAAAATAAAATGTTGTTCATAATGATTTGTTTTTGCATAAATAATATGAACAGATAAGCTAATTTTATTTTGAGCAATTGCCCAAACATGAAGATCATGCAAACCAATTATCCCCGATATTGATAAAATGGCATTTTTTATCTCTTCTAATTGAATTCCATCAGGAACTCCTTCAAGTAAAATATTAATACTGTCTTTAAATAAAATCCAAGATCGAGGAATAATCCATAAACCAATAGCAACAGCAATTGCAGAATCCACCCATTGCCAATGAGTTAATTTTATAATAATGGCAGCGATAATAACACCAAAAGAAGAAATCATGTCACTTAATATTTCTAAATAAGCACCTTTTATATTTAAGCTTTCATTTTTATCATGACTTAAAATTTTAAGGCAAATGACATTAATGATGAGTCCAGTAATAGATACAAAAAGCATGACATAAGTATTAATTTCAACTTTATTTTTATCAATGAGTCTTAAATAAGACTCATATAAAATATAAATCGACATAAGCATAAGTAAAATAGCATTAAATGCAGGAGCAAGAACCTCAAAACGATAATATCCAAAAGTTCTTTTTTTATCTGCAGGCTTTTTTGATATTTTAATTGAAATGAGTGCGACTGCGATAGCAACCACATCAGTTAGCATATGAGCTGCATCAGATAAAAGAGCGAGGCTTTTTGATAAAATTCCCGCCGCAATTTCAACTCCAAAAAAACTAATCGTTAATAATAATGCCAAAATAAGGGGAAATTCTTTGGAATGAGAATGATTGTGATTTCCTGACATAAATGCCCCTCTGTTCTATAAGCTTTTATGTTCGGCTCTTCATTTTGATATTTAAGCAATATATTTCAACATTCTTAGATATATATAAAAAAATTGATTTATATTTGATAATGATAATTATTTTCAATATACATAATAACGATTTGCGGTCGACGCAGTTTTAAAAGCACTCCATTTAAAAACATAAAGAAGGGTCACCTATGAAAATTTCACGCAGAGTTTTTAGAAATGTCTTTGTCTCTTTCTTGTTTACAGGTTTTTTTGCATCAATAGCAGGAGCTTCTGATAAAGAAAATGTGGTCAATCTCTATACATCACGCCATTATGGAGTTGATCATGAGCTATTCCAAAAGTTTGAAAAAGAAACAGGTATTAAAGTTAACGAAATTCAAATTAAAGAAGCTGCTCAACTCATAGAAAGAGTAAAAAGTGAAGGTAAAAAAAGTCCTGCCGATGTTATCATCACTGTTGACATCGGAAATGCCTGGAAAGCGGAGCAAGCTGAGTTATATCAATCGATAAGCACTCCGACATTAAAAAATTCCGTACCTGCTAATTTAATAGGCCCCGATCAAAAATGGTACGCTCTTACCTTACGGGGACGCGCTATTGTTTATGATAAAACCAGAGTAAAAGAAAATGAAATTCAAAACTATGAAGATCTCGCCAAAGAGCAATTTAAAGGTCGCATTTTAGCAAGAACATCTAATCATGTGTATAATCAATCCCTTGTTGCCTCATTACTCAGTGCTCATGGAGCTGAGAAA is a window encoding:
- a CDS encoding penicillin-binding protein 1A, which encodes MVDFIFQNRKKLIFAFIGLLVVVFLIYGFYRIKKSLPNLEKLTNYEPALPTLIYSQDGVKIAEIFEERRYPVLINEISPFIKNAFIAAEDSDFYNHHGFDWKGFLRASFHFITFSNQKQGGSTITQQLAKNVLLSKERTIVRKIKDIIVAREIEESFPKDKILELYLNTIYLGNGAYGVEAAAQNYFHKANMNLTLGESAMIAGLTPAPSTYDPTDNFTAAKSRQAYVLERMHKLGFITKNQYDRAMTEKVVAYKAESPNNKIAPYFIAEIKKQLQNQLDIDNLGTSGLTIYTTLNSRIQNAALTSVQAFADLYQSRRSYKGSIKRHGNGFRDYIKTLVNLPIKETEYERAVVVSIDDTLRAVGIVTQRGLGVIPVEEISWAIKSERDIEDVEPDVNNILKVGDEIHVLKVNKKIHSRIINDKNFLPNLINYAKHFEAPVKDNILRYTLADSVGIEAAALVMDTRNGEILAMVGGEHFLQSQFNRATQAERQVGSSVKPLYYSYAIDSGFSPASKIDSPKIDFDGWKPENYGGKETGRTTLLQCLAQSLNIPSIFLYQTIGSLKITKQLSRFGFNWPYSDLSIALGSGSASLLKMVQAYSVFPNQGQMTLAYYIQEIVDRNGKIIYSSKDGKIYPLEVVPENVQDAPYLPGKTIDKTEEPSSLQLISPQSAYVTLNMMRHVVNMGTGQGALGVSPYVAGKTGTTNQSSDAWFLGIASQLVGGVWVGYDDNSKTLGGGGTGSVMAVPIWKNIMQTAVRIYAQQSWPKPPGIHEIRIDKETGEYSTSRDAVSVYVIDGTEPGGVYSRNALDDHSNSLDNHLELSITPDNNDNADEKSSPVLPKKKVHKKI
- a CDS encoding cation diffusion facilitator family transporter, producing the protein MSGNHNHSHSKEFPLILALLLTISFFGVEIAAGILSKSLALLSDAAHMLTDVVAIAVALISIKISKKPADKKRTFGYYRFEVLAPAFNAILLMLMSIYILYESYLRLIDKNKVEINTYVMLFVSITGLIINVICLKILSHDKNESLNIKGAYLEILSDMISSFGVIIAAIIIKLTHWQWVDSAIAVAIGLWIIPRSWILFKDSINILLEGVPDGIQLEEIKNAILSISGIIGLHDLHVWAIAQNKISLSVHIIYAKTNHYEQHFILKKLRKMLDDDFQITHSTIQFEIEPCEQANEAHHNE
- a CDS encoding tetratricopeptide repeat protein is translated as MTNHDEHKKNTKNHEHMHNSQEHGEHGDHHHHEHGEHCNHHHEHGEHGNHHHEHGEHGNHHHEHGEHGNHHHEHGEHCNHHHHEHINYQRHQYTEQELSNFNSQGLENLFQSINTLLEEENYGKAVPVLELVLSKIENSSDKNIENDNYVFDIKNHLALSYGIIGEHDKSLPLWKEIISQIEAQDDTEETLEAYYNAALSAEQAKNNTLFIDYLNKGLTIAVANDLKHWEATFEHEIGVSLFDANDLQAAEKKFIKAIEILEKINEEEGLVSSYYQLAFTLEKQQNIKKAREFYEKALKLSKEESIREFVEYERSLIEERLAHINNDQLQSKLLNF
- a CDS encoding Fe(3+) ABC transporter substrate-binding protein, producing the protein MKISRRVFRNVFVSFLFTGFFASIAGASDKENVVNLYTSRHYGVDHELFQKFEKETGIKVNEIQIKEAAQLIERVKSEGKKSPADVIITVDIGNAWKAEQAELYQSISTPTLKNSVPANLIGPDQKWYALTLRGRAIVYDKTRVKENEIQNYEDLAKEQFKGRILARTSNHVYNQSLVASLLSAHGAEKTENWTKIITENLARKPEGGDIDQMKAIAQNKGDIAIVNTYYYARLLKSEDPEDQKVVKNLAIVFPNQKNRGMHINASIGGITKYAPHKENAIKFMEFMVSKKAQEILAQMNNEYPVRNDVEWTHVLKNMGKPKFDTLNLSKIGENTPKAIVILDKVGWR